A window of the Hypomesus transpacificus isolate Combined female chromosome 10, fHypTra1, whole genome shotgun sequence genome harbors these coding sequences:
- the LOC124472218 gene encoding polyamine-transporting ATPase 13A3-like isoform X1, which translates to MENKELKIINQGTEDEMEVWGYRPCPWKMVLVGVGALCSGGLLLLLLYWLPEWGVKGTCTHTTIREAHTLLLRSTDEFRRWFRSTVREMLSPGRRPFDNLEPPNAAHIPNGDQAYSASQEESHVKDVHRQHVQIRYFTLHSTKYYWNDLTQNFEVYKGLEDIRVSCSSIHSDHSSGITKLLQNYRRLFFEVNEIAVRVPSVFKLLIKEVLNPFYIFQLFSVILWSSEEYYYYAAAIVFMSVISIATSLYTVKKQYVMLHDMVASHSIVRVSVCRGSKEIEEAMSTDLVPGDVIAIPTNGMIMPCDAVLVQGTCIVNESMLTGESVPVTKTSLPSSGDEGAGIYNTEEHKRHTLFCGTHIIQTRFYTGELVKAVVVRTGFSTEKGMLVRSILYPKPTDFKLYRDAYLFLLCLVGVACIGFVYTVVLSIINKVPAKTIVVESLDIITITVPPALPAAMTAGIVYAQRRLKNVGIFCISPQRINMCGQLNLVCFDKTGTLTEDGLDLWGIQTVEEGSFSPPEDDPAKEGLVKTAFVAGMACCHSLTKLEGELSGDPLDLKMFNATGWILEEPTEEETALHNPIMPTVVRPPRQGAPWAGQSACPSQNMELSELTAYEIGIVRQFPFSSALQRMSVVVRRLGEKRMDAYLKGAPEIVASLCKQDTVPDSFTETLESYTRQGFRVIALAHRQLEAKLSWHKVQSLNRDLIENNMEFLGLIIMQNKLKEETAGVLEELRRANIRMVMVTGDNMLTAVSVARDCGMIAPHERVIIAAAAPPRDTQPTRISWQYTDDCEQLTHKDSQPVDMSLEEHACGEQPRQRFHFAMSGRSFAVITEYFPDLLQKLLLHTTVFARMAPDQKTQLVEVLQSLDYTVGMCGDGANDCGALKRAHSGISLSELEASVASPFTSSTSNISCVPNLIREGRAALITSFCVFKFMALYSMIQYISVTLLYSVLSNLGDFQFLFIDVAIILIIAFTMSLNPAWKELVSRRPPSSLISGPLLFSVLTQILTCLAFQVLAFLWVRGQSWYEVWTPLSDACNASSNNLSHGPNITLPHDHKNIRNYENTTLFYVSSFQYLTVAIIFSKGKPFRQPSYKNWPFMLSCLGLYIFLCLIMLYPVPAIDNFLEIVCVPHAWRMTVVVIVILNTAVSFLLETLVLDIILWRLVFSRDKLGGSHDMASATHSPQSGNDRWGSAILSWLFCRKKTPRARYMHLAQELQDHPDWPPKPSTLTYAPSAPHISVSL; encoded by the exons CTGGAAGATGGtcttggtgggggtgggggcgctGTGCTCTGGGGGgctgctgttactgctgctcTACTGGCTCCCTGAGTGGGGAGTCAAagggacctgcacacacaccaccatccgagaggcacacacactcctactccGGTCCACC GACGAGTTCAGGCGCTGGTTTCGGAGCACGGTGCGAGAGATGCTGTCTCCAGGAAGGAGGCCTTTTGATAACCTGGAACCCCCAAACGCTGCCCACATCCCCAACGGTGACCAAGCCTACAGCGCCTCTCAGGAGGAGAGTCACGTAAAAGACGTCCATCGGCAGCATGTTCAG ATTCGCTACTTCACCCTCCACAGCACAAAATACTATTGGAATGATCTGACACAGAATTTTGAAGTGTATAA AGGCTTGGAAGATATTAGGGTGAGCTGCTCCAGTATCCACTCTGACCACAGCTCAGGTATCACCAAACTGCTGCAGaactacag GAGATTGTTTTTTGAGGTCAATGAAATTGCAGTGAGGGTACCCTCAGTGTTCAAGCTCTTAATAAAAGAG GTGCTGAATCCGTTCTACATCTTCCAGCTCTTCAGTGTGATTCTGTGGAGCTCAGAGGAGTACTACTACTATGCAGCGGCCATTGTCTTCATGTCTGTCATCTCAATAGCCACCTCACTGTATACCGTCAAAAAG CAATACGTGATGCTTCACGACATGGTGGCGTCCCACAGCATCGTACGCGTCTCTGTGTGCAGAGGAAGCAAAG AGATCGAGGAGGCCATGTCCACAGACCTGGTCCCTGGTGATGTCATCGCCATCCCAACTAATGGGATGATCATGCCGTGTGACGCTGTCCTGGTCCAAGGCACCTGCATCGTCAATGAGAGCATGCTCACAG GAGAGAGTGTTCCTGTCACCAAGACCAGCCTGCCCAGCTCAGGGGACGAGGGAGCCGGCATCTACAACACTGAGGAGCATAagagacacacactcttctGTGGCACACACATCATCCAGACACGCTTCTACACCGGAGAACTGGTCAAAGCAGTGGTGGTCAGGACAG GCTTCAGTACAGAGAAGGGAATGCTGGTACGCTCCATCTTGTACCCCAAACCCACAGACTTCAAGCTGTACAGAGACGCCTACCTATTCCTGCTGTGTCTGGTGGGCGTGGCTTGCATCGGCTTTGTCTACACTGTCGTCCTGAGCATCATAAACAAG GTTCCCGCCAAAACCATTGTGGTGGAGTCTCTggacatcatcaccatcaccgtgCCCCCAGCTCTGCCAGCAGCCATGACAGCTGGTATAGTCTACGCCCAGCGTCGCCTGAAGAACGTCGGCATCTTCTGCATCAGTCCCCAGAGGATCAACATGTGTGGGCAGCTTAACCTGGTCTGCTTCGACAAG ACGGGCACGCTCACTGAGGACGGCCTGGACCTCTGGGGGATTCAGACTGTTGAAGAGGGCAG CTTCTCACCTCCAGAAGACGACCCTGCCAAAGAAGGCCTGGTCAAGACTGCGTTCGTGGCCGGCATGGCCTGCTGCCACTCTCTGACCAAGCTCGAAGGAGAGCTCTCCGGAGATCCGCTGGACCTCAAGATGTTCAACGCCACCGGCTGG ATCCTGGAGGAGCCCACTGAGGAGGAGACTGCCCTCCACAATCCCATAATGCCCACTGTGGTTCGGCCGCCCAGGCAGGGAGCCCCCTGGGCCGGCCAGAGTGCCTGCCCGTCCCAGAACATG GAGCTCTCTGAGCTGACG GCGTACGAGATCGGCATTGTGCGCCAGTTCCCGTTCTCCTCGGCCCTGCAGAGGATGAGCGTGGTGGTGCGCAGGCTGGGGGAGAAGCGCATGGACGCCTACCTCAAGGGGGCGCCAGAGATCGTAGCCAGCCTCTGCAAACAGGACACAG TGCCGGACAGCTTCACAGAGACTCTGGAGTCCTACACCAGACAGGGGTTTAGGGTCATTGCCTTGGCACATCGCCAGCTGGAGGCCAAGTTATCCTGGCACAAAGTCCAGAGCCTGAACAG GGACCTGATTGAGAACAACATGGAGTTCCTGGGCCTCATCATCATGCAGAACAAGCTGAAGGAGGAGACGGCCGGGGTTCTGGAGGAGCTGCGGCGAGCGAACATCCGCATGGTGATGGTCACAG GTGACAATATGCTGACAGCCGTGTCGGTGGCCCGAGACTGTGGGATGATAGCCCCTCACGAGAGGGTGATCATAGCGGCCGCAGCGCCCCCCAGAGACACCCAGCCTACCAGGATCAGCTGGCAGTACACCGACGACTGCGAGCAGCTCACCCACAAAGACAGCCAG CCGGTGGACATGAGTCTGGAGGAGCATGCTTGCGGTGAGCAGCCCAGGCAGCGCTTCCATTTTGCCATGAGCGGACGGTCCTTCGCCGTCATCACCGAGTACTTCCCTGACCTGCTCCAGAAG CTGCTCCTGCACACCACCGTGTTTGCCCGCATGGCCCCCGACCAGAAGACCCAACTGGTGGAAGTTCTACAAAGTCTGGA CTATACCGTGGGGATGTGTGGTGATGGTGCCAATGACTGTGGT GCCCTGAAGAGAGCTCACAGTGGAATCTCCCTGTCAGAGCTGGAGGCGTCGGTGGcctcccccttcacctcctccacctccaacaTCTCCTGCGTGCCCAACCTCATCag GGAGGGCCGAGCAGCTCTCATCACCTCGTTCTGTGTGTTTAAGTTCATGGCTCTGTACAGTATGATCCAGTACATTAGCGTCACCCTCCTCTACTCG GTCCTCAGCAACTTGGGAGACTTCCAGTTCCTCTTCATCGATGTCGCCATCATTCTGATCATTGCCTTTACAA tgagtCTGAACCCGGCGTGGAAGGAGCTGGTGTCTCGTCGCCCTCCGTCCAGCCTGATCTCTGGGCCGCTGCTGTTCTCGGTGCTGACCCAGATCCTCACCTGCCTGGCCTTCCAGGTGCTGGCCTTCCTCTGGGTCCGGGGCCAGAGCTGGTACGAGGTGTGGACCCCCCTCTCAGA TGCTTGCAACGCATCCAGTAATAATCTCTCCCATGGCCCCAACATCACGTTGCCCCACGACCACAAGAACATCAGGAACTACGAGAACACCACACTCTTCTACGTCTCCTCCTTCCAGTACTTGACTGTGGCCATCATCTTCTCCAAGGGCAAGCCTTTCAGACAGCCCAGCTACAAAAACT GGCCGTTCATGCtgtcctgtctgggtctgtaCATCTTTCTCTGCCTCATCATGCTGTATCCCGTTCCGGCCATCGACAACTTCCTGGAG attgtgtgtgttcctcatgcGTGGCGCATGACAGTGGTGGTCATTGTCATTTTGAATACAGCTGTGTCTTTCCTGTTGGAG ACCTTGGTCCTTGACATCATCTTATGGAGGCTGGTGTTCAGCCGTGACAAGCTGGGGGGCAGCCATGACATGGCCTCTGCCACTCACTCACCTCAG TCGGGCAATGACCGGTGGGGCTCGGCGATCCTCTCCTGGCTGTTTTGTCGGAAGAAGACCCCGAGAGCTCGCTACATGCACCTGGCCCAAGAACTGCAGGACCATCCTGACTGGCCCCCCAAGCCCTCCACACTCACCTATGCCCCCAGCGCCCCCCACATCTCCGTCAGCCTGTGA
- the LOC124472218 gene encoding polyamine-transporting ATPase 13A3-like isoform X3, with product MENKELKIINQGTEDEMEVWGYRPCPWKMVLVGVGALCSGGLLLLLLYWLPEWGVKGTCTHTTIREAHTLLLRSTDEFRRWFRSTVREMLSPGRRPFDNLEPPNAAHIPNGDQAYSASQEESHVKDVHRQHVQIRYFTLHSTKYYWNDLTQNFEVYKGLEDIRVSCSSIHSDHSSGITKLLQNYRRLFFEVNEIAVRVPSVFKLLIKEVLNPFYIFQLFSVILWSSEEYYYYAAAIVFMSVISIATSLYTVKKQYVMLHDMVASHSIVRVSVCRGSKEIEEAMSTDLVPGDVIAIPTNGMIMPCDAVLVQGTCIVNESMLTGESVPVTKTSLPSSGDEGAGIYNTEEHKRHTLFCGTHIIQTRFYTGELVKAVVVRTGFSTEKGMLVRSILYPKPTDFKLYRDAYLFLLCLVGVACIGFVYTVVLSIINKVPAKTIVVESLDIITITVPPALPAAMTAGIVYAQRRLKNVGIFCISPQRINMCGQLNLVCFDKTGTLTEDGLDLWGIQTVEEGSFSPPEDDPAKEGLVKTAFVAGMACCHSLTKLEGELSGDPLDLKMFNATGWILEEPTEEETALHNPIMPTVVRPPRQGAPWAGQSACPSQNMELSELTAYEIGIVRQFPFSSALQRMSVVVRRLGEKRMDAYLKGAPEIVASLCKQDTVPDSFTETLESYTRQGFRVIALAHRQLEAKLSWHKVQSLNRDLIENNMEFLGLIIMQNKLKEETAGVLEELRRANIRMVMVTGDNMLTAVSVARDCGMIAPHERVIIAAAAPPRDTQPTRISWQYTDDCEQLTHKDSQPVDMSLEEHACGEQPRQRFHFAMSGRSFAVITEYFPDLLQKLLLHTTVFARMAPDQKTQLVEVLQSLDYTVGMCGDGANDCGALKRAHSGISLSELEASVASPFTSSTSNISCVPNLIREGRAALITSFCVFKFMALYSMIQYISVTLLYSVLSNLGDFQFLFIDVAIILIIAFTMSLNPAWKELVSRRPPSSLISGPLLFSVLTQILTCLAFQVLAFLWVRGQSWYEVWTPLSDACNASSNNLSHGPNITLPHDHKNIRNYENTTLFYVSSFQYLTVAIIFSKGKPFRQPSYKNWPFMLSCLGLYIFLCLIMLYPVPAIDNFLEIVCVPHAWRMTVVVIVILNTAVSFLLESGNDRWGSAILSWLFCRKKTPRARYMHLAQELQDHPDWPPKPSTLTYAPSAPHISVSL from the exons CTGGAAGATGGtcttggtgggggtgggggcgctGTGCTCTGGGGGgctgctgttactgctgctcTACTGGCTCCCTGAGTGGGGAGTCAAagggacctgcacacacaccaccatccgagaggcacacacactcctactccGGTCCACC GACGAGTTCAGGCGCTGGTTTCGGAGCACGGTGCGAGAGATGCTGTCTCCAGGAAGGAGGCCTTTTGATAACCTGGAACCCCCAAACGCTGCCCACATCCCCAACGGTGACCAAGCCTACAGCGCCTCTCAGGAGGAGAGTCACGTAAAAGACGTCCATCGGCAGCATGTTCAG ATTCGCTACTTCACCCTCCACAGCACAAAATACTATTGGAATGATCTGACACAGAATTTTGAAGTGTATAA AGGCTTGGAAGATATTAGGGTGAGCTGCTCCAGTATCCACTCTGACCACAGCTCAGGTATCACCAAACTGCTGCAGaactacag GAGATTGTTTTTTGAGGTCAATGAAATTGCAGTGAGGGTACCCTCAGTGTTCAAGCTCTTAATAAAAGAG GTGCTGAATCCGTTCTACATCTTCCAGCTCTTCAGTGTGATTCTGTGGAGCTCAGAGGAGTACTACTACTATGCAGCGGCCATTGTCTTCATGTCTGTCATCTCAATAGCCACCTCACTGTATACCGTCAAAAAG CAATACGTGATGCTTCACGACATGGTGGCGTCCCACAGCATCGTACGCGTCTCTGTGTGCAGAGGAAGCAAAG AGATCGAGGAGGCCATGTCCACAGACCTGGTCCCTGGTGATGTCATCGCCATCCCAACTAATGGGATGATCATGCCGTGTGACGCTGTCCTGGTCCAAGGCACCTGCATCGTCAATGAGAGCATGCTCACAG GAGAGAGTGTTCCTGTCACCAAGACCAGCCTGCCCAGCTCAGGGGACGAGGGAGCCGGCATCTACAACACTGAGGAGCATAagagacacacactcttctGTGGCACACACATCATCCAGACACGCTTCTACACCGGAGAACTGGTCAAAGCAGTGGTGGTCAGGACAG GCTTCAGTACAGAGAAGGGAATGCTGGTACGCTCCATCTTGTACCCCAAACCCACAGACTTCAAGCTGTACAGAGACGCCTACCTATTCCTGCTGTGTCTGGTGGGCGTGGCTTGCATCGGCTTTGTCTACACTGTCGTCCTGAGCATCATAAACAAG GTTCCCGCCAAAACCATTGTGGTGGAGTCTCTggacatcatcaccatcaccgtgCCCCCAGCTCTGCCAGCAGCCATGACAGCTGGTATAGTCTACGCCCAGCGTCGCCTGAAGAACGTCGGCATCTTCTGCATCAGTCCCCAGAGGATCAACATGTGTGGGCAGCTTAACCTGGTCTGCTTCGACAAG ACGGGCACGCTCACTGAGGACGGCCTGGACCTCTGGGGGATTCAGACTGTTGAAGAGGGCAG CTTCTCACCTCCAGAAGACGACCCTGCCAAAGAAGGCCTGGTCAAGACTGCGTTCGTGGCCGGCATGGCCTGCTGCCACTCTCTGACCAAGCTCGAAGGAGAGCTCTCCGGAGATCCGCTGGACCTCAAGATGTTCAACGCCACCGGCTGG ATCCTGGAGGAGCCCACTGAGGAGGAGACTGCCCTCCACAATCCCATAATGCCCACTGTGGTTCGGCCGCCCAGGCAGGGAGCCCCCTGGGCCGGCCAGAGTGCCTGCCCGTCCCAGAACATG GAGCTCTCTGAGCTGACG GCGTACGAGATCGGCATTGTGCGCCAGTTCCCGTTCTCCTCGGCCCTGCAGAGGATGAGCGTGGTGGTGCGCAGGCTGGGGGAGAAGCGCATGGACGCCTACCTCAAGGGGGCGCCAGAGATCGTAGCCAGCCTCTGCAAACAGGACACAG TGCCGGACAGCTTCACAGAGACTCTGGAGTCCTACACCAGACAGGGGTTTAGGGTCATTGCCTTGGCACATCGCCAGCTGGAGGCCAAGTTATCCTGGCACAAAGTCCAGAGCCTGAACAG GGACCTGATTGAGAACAACATGGAGTTCCTGGGCCTCATCATCATGCAGAACAAGCTGAAGGAGGAGACGGCCGGGGTTCTGGAGGAGCTGCGGCGAGCGAACATCCGCATGGTGATGGTCACAG GTGACAATATGCTGACAGCCGTGTCGGTGGCCCGAGACTGTGGGATGATAGCCCCTCACGAGAGGGTGATCATAGCGGCCGCAGCGCCCCCCAGAGACACCCAGCCTACCAGGATCAGCTGGCAGTACACCGACGACTGCGAGCAGCTCACCCACAAAGACAGCCAG CCGGTGGACATGAGTCTGGAGGAGCATGCTTGCGGTGAGCAGCCCAGGCAGCGCTTCCATTTTGCCATGAGCGGACGGTCCTTCGCCGTCATCACCGAGTACTTCCCTGACCTGCTCCAGAAG CTGCTCCTGCACACCACCGTGTTTGCCCGCATGGCCCCCGACCAGAAGACCCAACTGGTGGAAGTTCTACAAAGTCTGGA CTATACCGTGGGGATGTGTGGTGATGGTGCCAATGACTGTGGT GCCCTGAAGAGAGCTCACAGTGGAATCTCCCTGTCAGAGCTGGAGGCGTCGGTGGcctcccccttcacctcctccacctccaacaTCTCCTGCGTGCCCAACCTCATCag GGAGGGCCGAGCAGCTCTCATCACCTCGTTCTGTGTGTTTAAGTTCATGGCTCTGTACAGTATGATCCAGTACATTAGCGTCACCCTCCTCTACTCG GTCCTCAGCAACTTGGGAGACTTCCAGTTCCTCTTCATCGATGTCGCCATCATTCTGATCATTGCCTTTACAA tgagtCTGAACCCGGCGTGGAAGGAGCTGGTGTCTCGTCGCCCTCCGTCCAGCCTGATCTCTGGGCCGCTGCTGTTCTCGGTGCTGACCCAGATCCTCACCTGCCTGGCCTTCCAGGTGCTGGCCTTCCTCTGGGTCCGGGGCCAGAGCTGGTACGAGGTGTGGACCCCCCTCTCAGA TGCTTGCAACGCATCCAGTAATAATCTCTCCCATGGCCCCAACATCACGTTGCCCCACGACCACAAGAACATCAGGAACTACGAGAACACCACACTCTTCTACGTCTCCTCCTTCCAGTACTTGACTGTGGCCATCATCTTCTCCAAGGGCAAGCCTTTCAGACAGCCCAGCTACAAAAACT GGCCGTTCATGCtgtcctgtctgggtctgtaCATCTTTCTCTGCCTCATCATGCTGTATCCCGTTCCGGCCATCGACAACTTCCTGGAG attgtgtgtgttcctcatgcGTGGCGCATGACAGTGGTGGTCATTGTCATTTTGAATACAGCTGTGTCTTTCCTGTTGGAG TCGGGCAATGACCGGTGGGGCTCGGCGATCCTCTCCTGGCTGTTTTGTCGGAAGAAGACCCCGAGAGCTCGCTACATGCACCTGGCCCAAGAACTGCAGGACCATCCTGACTGGCCCCCCAAGCCCTCCACACTCACCTATGCCCCCAGCGCCCCCCACATCTCCGTCAGCCTGTGA
- the LOC124472218 gene encoding polyamine-transporting ATPase 13A3-like isoform X2: MENKELKIINQGTEDEMEVWGYRPCPWKMVLVGVGALCSGGLLLLLLYWLPEWGVKGTCTHTTIREAHTLLLRSTDEFRRWFRSTVREMLSPGRRPFDNLEPPNAAHIPNGDQAYSASQEESHVKDVHRQHVQIRYFTLHSTKYYWNDLTQNFEVYKGLEDIRVSCSSIHSDHSSGITKLLQNYRRLFFEVNEIAVRVPSVFKLLIKEVLNPFYIFQLFSVILWSSEEYYYYAAAIVFMSVISIATSLYTVKKQYVMLHDMVASHSIVRVSVCRGSKEIEEAMSTDLVPGDVIAIPTNGMIMPCDAVLVQGTCIVNESMLTGESVPVTKTSLPSSGDEGAGIYNTEEHKRHTLFCGTHIIQTRFYTGELVKAVVVRTGFSTEKGMLVRSILYPKPTDFKLYRDAYLFLLCLVGVACIGFVYTVVLSIINKVPAKTIVVESLDIITITVPPALPAAMTAGIVYAQRRLKNVGIFCISPQRINMCGQLNLVCFDKTGTLTEDGLDLWGIQTVEEGSFSPPEDDPAKEGLVKTAFVAGMACCHSLTKLEGELSGDPLDLKMFNATGWILEEPTEEETALHNPIMPTVVRPPRQGAPWAGQSACPSQNMAYEIGIVRQFPFSSALQRMSVVVRRLGEKRMDAYLKGAPEIVASLCKQDTVPDSFTETLESYTRQGFRVIALAHRQLEAKLSWHKVQSLNRDLIENNMEFLGLIIMQNKLKEETAGVLEELRRANIRMVMVTGDNMLTAVSVARDCGMIAPHERVIIAAAAPPRDTQPTRISWQYTDDCEQLTHKDSQPVDMSLEEHACGEQPRQRFHFAMSGRSFAVITEYFPDLLQKLLLHTTVFARMAPDQKTQLVEVLQSLDYTVGMCGDGANDCGALKRAHSGISLSELEASVASPFTSSTSNISCVPNLIREGRAALITSFCVFKFMALYSMIQYISVTLLYSVLSNLGDFQFLFIDVAIILIIAFTMSLNPAWKELVSRRPPSSLISGPLLFSVLTQILTCLAFQVLAFLWVRGQSWYEVWTPLSDACNASSNNLSHGPNITLPHDHKNIRNYENTTLFYVSSFQYLTVAIIFSKGKPFRQPSYKNWPFMLSCLGLYIFLCLIMLYPVPAIDNFLEIVCVPHAWRMTVVVIVILNTAVSFLLETLVLDIILWRLVFSRDKLGGSHDMASATHSPQSGNDRWGSAILSWLFCRKKTPRARYMHLAQELQDHPDWPPKPSTLTYAPSAPHISVSL; this comes from the exons CTGGAAGATGGtcttggtgggggtgggggcgctGTGCTCTGGGGGgctgctgttactgctgctcTACTGGCTCCCTGAGTGGGGAGTCAAagggacctgcacacacaccaccatccgagaggcacacacactcctactccGGTCCACC GACGAGTTCAGGCGCTGGTTTCGGAGCACGGTGCGAGAGATGCTGTCTCCAGGAAGGAGGCCTTTTGATAACCTGGAACCCCCAAACGCTGCCCACATCCCCAACGGTGACCAAGCCTACAGCGCCTCTCAGGAGGAGAGTCACGTAAAAGACGTCCATCGGCAGCATGTTCAG ATTCGCTACTTCACCCTCCACAGCACAAAATACTATTGGAATGATCTGACACAGAATTTTGAAGTGTATAA AGGCTTGGAAGATATTAGGGTGAGCTGCTCCAGTATCCACTCTGACCACAGCTCAGGTATCACCAAACTGCTGCAGaactacag GAGATTGTTTTTTGAGGTCAATGAAATTGCAGTGAGGGTACCCTCAGTGTTCAAGCTCTTAATAAAAGAG GTGCTGAATCCGTTCTACATCTTCCAGCTCTTCAGTGTGATTCTGTGGAGCTCAGAGGAGTACTACTACTATGCAGCGGCCATTGTCTTCATGTCTGTCATCTCAATAGCCACCTCACTGTATACCGTCAAAAAG CAATACGTGATGCTTCACGACATGGTGGCGTCCCACAGCATCGTACGCGTCTCTGTGTGCAGAGGAAGCAAAG AGATCGAGGAGGCCATGTCCACAGACCTGGTCCCTGGTGATGTCATCGCCATCCCAACTAATGGGATGATCATGCCGTGTGACGCTGTCCTGGTCCAAGGCACCTGCATCGTCAATGAGAGCATGCTCACAG GAGAGAGTGTTCCTGTCACCAAGACCAGCCTGCCCAGCTCAGGGGACGAGGGAGCCGGCATCTACAACACTGAGGAGCATAagagacacacactcttctGTGGCACACACATCATCCAGACACGCTTCTACACCGGAGAACTGGTCAAAGCAGTGGTGGTCAGGACAG GCTTCAGTACAGAGAAGGGAATGCTGGTACGCTCCATCTTGTACCCCAAACCCACAGACTTCAAGCTGTACAGAGACGCCTACCTATTCCTGCTGTGTCTGGTGGGCGTGGCTTGCATCGGCTTTGTCTACACTGTCGTCCTGAGCATCATAAACAAG GTTCCCGCCAAAACCATTGTGGTGGAGTCTCTggacatcatcaccatcaccgtgCCCCCAGCTCTGCCAGCAGCCATGACAGCTGGTATAGTCTACGCCCAGCGTCGCCTGAAGAACGTCGGCATCTTCTGCATCAGTCCCCAGAGGATCAACATGTGTGGGCAGCTTAACCTGGTCTGCTTCGACAAG ACGGGCACGCTCACTGAGGACGGCCTGGACCTCTGGGGGATTCAGACTGTTGAAGAGGGCAG CTTCTCACCTCCAGAAGACGACCCTGCCAAAGAAGGCCTGGTCAAGACTGCGTTCGTGGCCGGCATGGCCTGCTGCCACTCTCTGACCAAGCTCGAAGGAGAGCTCTCCGGAGATCCGCTGGACCTCAAGATGTTCAACGCCACCGGCTGG ATCCTGGAGGAGCCCACTGAGGAGGAGACTGCCCTCCACAATCCCATAATGCCCACTGTGGTTCGGCCGCCCAGGCAGGGAGCCCCCTGGGCCGGCCAGAGTGCCTGCCCGTCCCAGAACATG GCGTACGAGATCGGCATTGTGCGCCAGTTCCCGTTCTCCTCGGCCCTGCAGAGGATGAGCGTGGTGGTGCGCAGGCTGGGGGAGAAGCGCATGGACGCCTACCTCAAGGGGGCGCCAGAGATCGTAGCCAGCCTCTGCAAACAGGACACAG TGCCGGACAGCTTCACAGAGACTCTGGAGTCCTACACCAGACAGGGGTTTAGGGTCATTGCCTTGGCACATCGCCAGCTGGAGGCCAAGTTATCCTGGCACAAAGTCCAGAGCCTGAACAG GGACCTGATTGAGAACAACATGGAGTTCCTGGGCCTCATCATCATGCAGAACAAGCTGAAGGAGGAGACGGCCGGGGTTCTGGAGGAGCTGCGGCGAGCGAACATCCGCATGGTGATGGTCACAG GTGACAATATGCTGACAGCCGTGTCGGTGGCCCGAGACTGTGGGATGATAGCCCCTCACGAGAGGGTGATCATAGCGGCCGCAGCGCCCCCCAGAGACACCCAGCCTACCAGGATCAGCTGGCAGTACACCGACGACTGCGAGCAGCTCACCCACAAAGACAGCCAG CCGGTGGACATGAGTCTGGAGGAGCATGCTTGCGGTGAGCAGCCCAGGCAGCGCTTCCATTTTGCCATGAGCGGACGGTCCTTCGCCGTCATCACCGAGTACTTCCCTGACCTGCTCCAGAAG CTGCTCCTGCACACCACCGTGTTTGCCCGCATGGCCCCCGACCAGAAGACCCAACTGGTGGAAGTTCTACAAAGTCTGGA CTATACCGTGGGGATGTGTGGTGATGGTGCCAATGACTGTGGT GCCCTGAAGAGAGCTCACAGTGGAATCTCCCTGTCAGAGCTGGAGGCGTCGGTGGcctcccccttcacctcctccacctccaacaTCTCCTGCGTGCCCAACCTCATCag GGAGGGCCGAGCAGCTCTCATCACCTCGTTCTGTGTGTTTAAGTTCATGGCTCTGTACAGTATGATCCAGTACATTAGCGTCACCCTCCTCTACTCG GTCCTCAGCAACTTGGGAGACTTCCAGTTCCTCTTCATCGATGTCGCCATCATTCTGATCATTGCCTTTACAA tgagtCTGAACCCGGCGTGGAAGGAGCTGGTGTCTCGTCGCCCTCCGTCCAGCCTGATCTCTGGGCCGCTGCTGTTCTCGGTGCTGACCCAGATCCTCACCTGCCTGGCCTTCCAGGTGCTGGCCTTCCTCTGGGTCCGGGGCCAGAGCTGGTACGAGGTGTGGACCCCCCTCTCAGA TGCTTGCAACGCATCCAGTAATAATCTCTCCCATGGCCCCAACATCACGTTGCCCCACGACCACAAGAACATCAGGAACTACGAGAACACCACACTCTTCTACGTCTCCTCCTTCCAGTACTTGACTGTGGCCATCATCTTCTCCAAGGGCAAGCCTTTCAGACAGCCCAGCTACAAAAACT GGCCGTTCATGCtgtcctgtctgggtctgtaCATCTTTCTCTGCCTCATCATGCTGTATCCCGTTCCGGCCATCGACAACTTCCTGGAG attgtgtgtgttcctcatgcGTGGCGCATGACAGTGGTGGTCATTGTCATTTTGAATACAGCTGTGTCTTTCCTGTTGGAG ACCTTGGTCCTTGACATCATCTTATGGAGGCTGGTGTTCAGCCGTGACAAGCTGGGGGGCAGCCATGACATGGCCTCTGCCACTCACTCACCTCAG TCGGGCAATGACCGGTGGGGCTCGGCGATCCTCTCCTGGCTGTTTTGTCGGAAGAAGACCCCGAGAGCTCGCTACATGCACCTGGCCCAAGAACTGCAGGACCATCCTGACTGGCCCCCCAAGCCCTCCACACTCACCTATGCCCCCAGCGCCCCCCACATCTCCGTCAGCCTGTGA